A stretch of DNA from Staphylococcus sp. KG4-3:
GGATGAAGAAATTCGTTAAATTATTATAAGTTTTGTTCAGTATGCTTTGACAATAAACAATATTTTAATTTCGATTTTATATCATAATAGTGTTCATACTGAAGCAGTTGGCTAGTAAACAAAATTGATAAGCGTCTATAGATATAATGCAGATACATACTGTAATCTATAGGCGTTTTTATAATATACTATAGTTATAAAAACTATTGAGGACGAGATGATGAAATCAACTTCTAAAATGTGGTTCTTGTCTCGTCCTTAATTATTTTCATGATGATTTATTAACTTACTGAATTAGATTGTCGTTATACATGGAAGTTTTGTACAATATGGCTATATTATTGAGAATTCCACCCTATTTAATGACGTTTAATTCATGATATTTAAAATTAAGTCATACATCTAACAATTTTGTTAGTAGTTATTATTAAAAATTTTATTTATTATGTATTGTTCTTGTGCTATATTTTTATGGAACGATTAGATTATTAAAAGTGAAGTGAAAAGATGTCAAAAGAATTGAGAAGCAAATTATTTTCTATATTAAAAATTGCATTCGCATTTACGTTATTTATAATTGTTGCTATTACTTTATACAAAGAGCTCTCACATATTAATCTCAAAGACGCAATAAAATCATTTAGTAAAATTAATAGATTTTGGCTTGTTACACTGTTCTTTAGTGGTGGCGCATCTATTATAGTGCTTTCAATGTATGATGTGATTTTAGCTAAAACATTAAAGTTAAAAATTGGTTTAGGTAAAACGATTAGAATTGGTTATATTGTTAATGCTTTAAATGCTGTTGTTGGCTTTGGGGGATTTATAGGGGCCAGTGTACGTTTTCTATTTTATAAGAATACAACTGAAGATAAAAAAGCGCTTTTACATACCATTTCTATTGTTTTAATTTCAATGTTAACTGGTTTGAGTTTGCTTTCTATCTTAGTAGTGATTCATGTCTTTGATATTTCACATATTTTTACACCGTATCCATGGGTTAAGTGGTTAATGTACGTAGTAGCATTGTTTTTACCAATATTTGTAGTATTTACTATAATTAAGCCAGTACAAAAAACACATAGATTGCTTGGCGTATATTGCACAATTGTTTCAGGTGTTGAATGGTTTGTTGCAGCATTAGTGTTATACATGGCAATGGCTATCGTGGGTGTTCAAATACCTTTTGCTACATTTATGGGGATTTTTATTCTAGCAGCGTTATCGGGGTTAATTAGTTTTATTCCTGGTGGATTTGGTACATTTGATTTAGTTGTACTGTTAGGTTTGAAGGCATTAAATATTGATGAGGAAGCAATCGTATTAGGTTTATTACTTTATCGTTTTGCTTATTATTTATTCCCTGTACTTATTGCATTGATTTTATCTACATTTGAATTCCGTAGTACTGCCAAACGTTACTGGGAAGATTCACGCATATTAGTGCCAGTAAAAGATATGACGTCCTTATTAGGCTCATATCAAAAGGACATAATTGCACGTGTACCATCTTTTGCTATGGCACTTTTATTGCTATTTACGAGTTTAGTATTCTTTTTGAATAATTTAACAATTATTTATGATGGATTATATGATTCAAATCATTATATCTATTATATTATTGTTTCAATTCATACATGTGCTTGTTTATTATTATTATTAAATGTCATAGGCGTATATAAATTATCTAAACGTGCGATACTATTCGCAATTATTTCTGTATTGTTTATATTTATTGCAACGGCTTATACGTATGCATCATTCATACTATTAAGTTGGCTTACAGTAATCTTTGTATTATTGCTTGTATTTTATAAACGGGCTCGGATTATCAAACGACCGTTTAGATATTCCAAGTTATTATTAAGTATTTTTACAGGTACGATAATACTTTATATTAATCATCTTGTGGTTAAGAGTACGTTTTATTCCTTAGATATTTATCATATTGAAATGCTGACTTCTATTTTGAGATATTATTTCTGGATTACTATTTTATTAGTAGCAATTATAGTTGGAGTTATTGTATGGTGGTTTGAATACAGATATAGATTATCAAATAGTAGAGATAACATCGCTACCTGTGAAGCGATTATTGATAAATATAATGGGAACTATTTAAGTCACTTAATGTACAGTGGAGATAAGAAATTTTTTA
This window harbors:
- the mprF gene encoding bifunctional lysylphosphatidylglycerol flippase/synthetase MprF; this encodes MSKELRSKLFSILKIAFAFTLFIIVAITLYKELSHINLKDAIKSFSKINRFWLVTLFFSGGASIIVLSMYDVILAKTLKLKIGLGKTIRIGYIVNALNAVVGFGGFIGASVRFLFYKNTTEDKKALLHTISIVLISMLTGLSLLSILVVIHVFDISHIFTPYPWVKWLMYVVALFLPIFVVFTIIKPVQKTHRLLGVYCTIVSGVEWFVAALVLYMAMAIVGVQIPFATFMGIFILAALSGLISFIPGGFGTFDLVVLLGLKALNIDEEAIVLGLLLYRFAYYLFPVLIALILSTFEFRSTAKRYWEDSRILVPVKDMTSLLGSYQKDIIARVPSFAMALLLLFTSLVFFLNNLTIIYDGLYDSNHYIYYIIVSIHTCACLLLLLNVIGVYKLSKRAILFAIISVLFIFIATAYTYASFILLSWLTVIFVLLLVFYKRARIIKRPFRYSKLLLSIFTGTIILYINHLVVKSTFYSLDIYHIEMLTSILRYYFWITILLVAIIVGVIVWWFEYRYRLSNSRDNIATCEAIIDKYNGNYLSHLMYSGDKKFFINDNEDAFVMYRYHNNTYIILGDPIGNTESFYNLLESFYQEAEYLGYDIIFYQVTDKHMSLYHSFGNQFFKLGEEAIINLTTFTTSGKKKRGLRATLNKLDDLGYSFEVVNPPFSQQMITDLKAISDEWLADKNEMHFSVGSFDVNYISQAPIGVLKDNEQSIIAFCTLMPTYYSGVISVDLIRWKQDIELPLMDSLYLNMLLWSKANNYEHFNMGMATLSNVGQIPYSFYGERIAGRVFEHFNGLYRFQGLRRYKEKFNPKWEPRFLVYRKRHSLWVSMLKVMRIIRKNS